The Lates calcarifer isolate ASB-BC8 linkage group LG24, TLL_Latcal_v3, whole genome shotgun sequence sequence TGAAACGCAAATGACAATGTTAAAGATGAACTCAGCAAAATCTCTAGGTCTTGGCCTGAAAGGAACATTTATAATGCACTGTATTATGCCTCCACCTCCTAGGTTTGAGAAGCTGACCACTGTGACCAACATCTTGCTGCTGAACCTGGTGTTTTCCTCTCTAATCTTCATGAGCAGCCTTCCCTTTATAGCAGTCTACATGCAGCTCTCCACCTGGATCTTTGGCAAGGTTATGTGCAAGATTGTGGGCAGCGTCTACTATCTGGGCTTCTACAGTTCTGTCCTCTTTCTAACACTTCTGACCTTCGACCGATACCTTGCTGTTGTGCACTCCTTGGGCACACTGCAAGTGAGAAACAGAAGCTATGCTCTAATGTCCTGTGCTGTGGTATGGCTGATCAGCAGCCTGGCGTGCATCAAGCCAATGATTCTCCACAacacttttattcatttcatcgACAACAAAACATACTGTCAGGAGTATCCAGGTGATTTACCTTATGTTAATGAGGAGCAGCTGAGAACATCTGGATTTTATCTccagcttttcattttcttgatcTTCCCTCTGGTTGTTATTATCTACTGTTACACTAGGATTGCAATCACTGTGCTATCATCCAGGATAGTCACCAAGTTCAAGACAGTTAGGCTGATATTCATCATTGTCCTAGTTGTTTTTCATGTGCTGGACCCCATTCAACATTGTAATGCTGATGCACGATGAAAACTCTACCTGtgaggaaaagcagaaaaggaAATATGCACTTCAAGTCACTCGTAACATTGCCTACATTTACTTTTGCTTCAGTCCTTTCTTATACACATTTGTGGGGAG is a genomic window containing:
- the LOC108881550 gene encoding LOW QUALITY PROTEIN: C-C chemokine receptor type 3-like (The sequence of the model RefSeq protein was modified relative to this genomic sequence to represent the inferred CDS: deleted 1 base in 1 codon); this translates as METTTYDYDYNTEITPITPCSTDSVNNLGAQLSTLYYFMFLFSLFGNGLVLVIIHRFEKLTTVTNILLLNLVFSSLIFMSSLPFIAVYMQLSTWIFGKVMCKIVGSVYYLGFYSSVLFLTLLTFDRYLAVVHSLGTLQVRNRSYALMSCAVVWLISSLACIKPMILHNTFIHFIDNKTYCQEYPGDLPYVNEEQLRTSGFYLQLFIFLIFPLVVIIYCYTRIAITVLSSRIVTKFKTVRLIFIIVLLFFMCWTPFNIVMLMHDENSTCEEKQKRKYALQVTRNIAYIYFCFSPFLYTFVGRKFQSYFRQMLVKRFPGLKGHISVSQNSRTNMSTKGTPNC